The following are encoded together in the Citrus sinensis cultivar Valencia sweet orange chromosome 1, DVS_A1.0, whole genome shotgun sequence genome:
- the LOC102611476 gene encoding asparagine--tRNA ligase, cytoplasmic 1, giving the protein MADNELPVDQVATMDLNDDAVQRHQFSDRVLIKSILTRPDGGAGLAGRQVRVGGWVKTGREQGKGSFAFLEVNDGSCPANLQVIVDKDVADLGQLVPTGTCVYVEGMLKNPPEGTKQKIELRVQKVVDVGMVDPAKYPIPKTKLTLEFLRDRIPFRPRTNTIAAVARIRNALAYATHTFLQKQGFLYIHTPIITTSDCEGAGEMFQVTTLISDADKLEKELIKNPPPSEADIEAAKLVIKEKGEAVAKLKSDKAGREAISASVTELTKAKENLAKLEERSKLKPGIPQKDGKIDYTQDFFARQAFLTVSGQLQVETYACAVSNVYTFGPTFRAEHSHTSRHLAEFWMVEPEMAFSDLKDDMNCAEAYVKFMCDWLLDHCFDDMEFMAKNYDKSCINRLRMVASTPFERITYTEAVELLEVAVKEGKHFENKVEWGIDLASEHERYLTEVKFQKPVIVYNYPKGIKAFYMRLNDDLKTVAAMDVLVPKVGELIGGSQREERYDVIKSRIEDMGLPLEPYEWYLDLRRFGTVKHSGFGLGFERMILFATGIDNIRDVIPFPRYPGRADL; this is encoded by the exons ATGGCAGATAACGAGCTGCCAGTCGACCAAGTTGCAACCATGGATTTAAATGATGATGCGGTGCAAAGACACCAATTCTCAGACCGTGTTCTGATCAAGTCTATTTTGACTCGACCTGATGGTGGCGCTGGGCTAGCTGGGCGGCAAGTGCGAGTTGGAGGATGGGTGAAAACAGGTCGTGAGCAAGGGAAAGGCTCTTTTGCTTTTCTGGAGGTGAATGATGGGTCATGCCCTGCTAATTTGCAGGTTATTGTGGACAAGGATGTAGCAGATTTAGGCCAGCTGGTGCCAACTGGCACTTGTGTTTATGTTGAGGGGATGCTTAAAAACCCTCCTGAGGGGACTAAACAGAAGATTGAGCTTCGGGTTCAGAAAGTGGTCGATGTGGGTATGGTTGACCCTGCTAAGTACCCTATCCCCAAGACAAAGCTCACTCTTGAGTTTTTGAGGGATCGTATTCCTTTTCGGCCCAGGACAAACACGATAGCTGCGGTTGCACGAATTCGAAATGCACTTGCTTATGCCACTCATACATTCCTTCAGAAGCAAGGGTTTCTCTACATTCACACTCCAATTATCACCACCAGTGATTGTGAGGGTGCTGGTGAGATGTTTCAAGTTACAACTCTAATAAGTGATGCTGACAAGTTGGAGAAGGAACTGATCAAGAATCCTCCTCCATCAGAAGCTGACATAGAAGCTGCCAAGCTTGTTATCAAGGAGAAAGGAGAAGCTGTTGCAAAACTAAAATCTGATAAAGCAGGCAGGGAGGCGATAAGTGCTAGTGTTACTGAACTTACAAAAGCGAAAGAGAATCTTGCAAAGCTCGAGGAAAGATCAAAGCTTAAGCCAGGAATCCCACAAAAGGATGGAAAGATTGATTATACACAAGATTTCTTTGCCCGTCAAGCCTTTTTGACTGTTTCTGGTCAACTTCAAGTTGAAACTTATGCATGTGCTGTTAGTAATGTCTATACATTTGGGCCAACTTTTCGAGCTGAGCACTCCCACACTTCCCGGCATTTGGCAGAATTTTGGATGGTGGAACCTGAAATGGCTTTTTCAGACCTTAAG GATGATATGAACTGTGCGGAGGCATACGTGAAATTTATGTGTGACTGGTTACTTGACCATTGCTTTGACGACATGGAGTTTATGgctaaaaattatgataaaagtTGCATTAACCGTCTAAGAATGGTTGCTTCAACTCCCTTTGAACGCATAACATACACTGAAGCAGTAGAGCTACTAGAGGTTGCTGTGAAGGAGGGGAAACATTTTGAGAATAAAGTGGAGTGGGGGATTGATTTGGCATCTGAGCATGAAAG ATACTTAACTGAGGTCAAATTTCAGAAGCCTGTCATTGTGTACAACTATCCAAAAGGAATCAAAGCATTTTACATGAGGCTCAATGATGACTTGAAGACTGTGGCAGCTATGGATGTCCTTGTACCTAAG GTAGGAGAGTTAATTGGTGGGAGCCAAAGGGAAGAGCGTTATGATGTAATCAAGAGCAG AATAGAGGACATGGGACTCCCTCTTGAACCATACGAGTGGTACCTTGACCTGCGGCGCTTTGGGACAGTGAAACATAGTGGGTTTGGCTTAGGCTTTGAACGGATGATTCTTTTTGCCACAGGCATCGACAACATTAGAGATGTTATCCCCTTCCCAAGATATCCCGGAAGAGCAGATCTCTAA
- the LOC102611767 gene encoding uncharacterized protein LOC102611767: MMTTIKHLARNWQKSRDDEKFSLPTLDDARPMDTQEQEELVRLFERSQAQQSLIWRSVFAAFLFCFAAFLVYSIFQQASSPWELRYHAYFMEEINSWMIIVADWIAVLACSMTIIGLLHNRRQWILYSCFAGMTLAVFWLYYMLRLPKFRWDVIWLPFGPLSGAGICLYVDHALNESREDVRKLRSYMYAYKAS; this comes from the exons ATGATGACGACGATAAAGCATTTGGCGAGAAATTGGCAAAAATCTCGTGATGACGAGAAGTTCTCTCTCCCAACTCTAGACGACGCTCGTCCTATGGACACTCAAG AACAAGAGGAGTTGGTTCGCTTATTTGAAAGGAGTCAAGCTCAGCAGAGTTTAATTTGGCGG agtgTATTCGCagcatttcttttttgcttcGCTGCCTTTCTTGTTTACTCTATCTTTCAGCAGGCTTCATCTCCATGGGAACTG CGTTATCATGCTTACTTCATGGAGGAGATCAACTCATGGATGATTATAGTTGCAG ATTGGATAGCTGTTTTAGCATGCTCCATGACCATCATAGGGCTTCTTCATAACCGCAGGCAATGGATTTTGTACTCATGCTTTGCTGGCATGACACTTGCTGTTTTCTGGTTATATTACATGCTGAG ACTGCCAAAATTTCGGTGGGATGTCATCTGGCTTCCATTTGGACCACTTAG TGGAGCTGGAATCTGCCTCTATGTTGATCATGCACTGAACGAGTCAAGAGAAGATGTGAGAAAACTTCGAAGCTATATGTATGCTTACAAAGCTAGCTAA
- the LOC102612054 gene encoding 60S ribosomal protein L31, whose translation MVEKTKGRKEEVVTREFTINLHKRLHGCTFKKKAPKAIKEIRKFAEKAMGTKDVRVDVKLNKQIWSRGIRSVPRRVRVRIARRRNDDEDAKEELYSLVTVAEIPPEGLRGLGTKVIEDED comes from the exons atggtGGAGAAGACCAAGGGACGAAAGGAGGAGGTGGTGACCAGAGAGTTCACCATCAACCTTCACAAGCGTCTACATGGCTG TACATTCAAGAAGAAAGCTCCAAAAGCCATTAAGGAGATCAGGAAATTTGCAGAGAAAGCTATGGGCACTAAGGATGTTAGGGTTGATGTCAAATTGAACAAGCAAATCTGGAGCAGGGGCATCCGAAGTGTTCCAAGGAGGGTTAGGGTTCGCATTGCTCGCAGGAGGAACGATGATGAAGACGCTAAGGAAGAGCTGTACTCTCTTGTAACTGTTGCAGAAATCCCACCAGAAGGACTGAGGGGGCTTGGCACCAAGGTCATTGAAGATGAGGATTAA
- the LOC102612563 gene encoding LOW QUALITY PROTEIN: F-box/LRR-repeat protein At4g29420 (The sequence of the model RefSeq protein was modified relative to this genomic sequence to represent the inferred CDS: inserted 1 base in 1 codon) has protein sequence MEEHLPQPLILEILSRLTDSADLARCRVVSKTLNSLCKEVRSINLVCTLSRYVQSRLPQQVTAAPQVTPFKSILENLVRNSRHLESVSIGVDKSLVGISYDDAEDESDDLYLTDVEFVKNWLPWVCEELKFLSISDCWFQSCWRKSEVLAFISSCCKSLVELEVXLTKLTLEFIRLEDEDLDKVNDCFPCLQVLNLVGVGGFRQPKIHLLHLKSCLWTVSNAPLSLAIYAPNLVKLELRCVKPKSLVLQTPLLHDFCLSLEVANEIRFQEFRNLMNLQLESSSLSSLINTFPFGKTIKKLKVELLKPGEPIGMKNLNLGVLFDVFPNLSSLTLGPRAWSAVQSNFDKGRLEIRTEMKVLKEIIARLVVDDISVTRSFIFAIMNICSNLSDMALLIHREEDSITASNLISSCTVDHPRVRWRWGMWKEGTEDTWVTDGI, from the exons ATGGAGGAGCATCTACCCCAACCTCTGATTCTGGAGATCCTGAGTCGACTCACCGATTCAGCCGATCTCGCACGGTGCCGAGTCGTCTCCAAAACCTTGAACTCCCTCTGTAAAGAAGTCCGATCCATCAACCTCGTTTGCACCTTGTCTCGCTACGTGCAGTCTCGCTTACCACAACAGGTGACCGCAGCGCCCCAAGTCACGCCGTTCAAGTCGATTCTCGAAAACCTCGTCCGTAATTCGCGGCACCTCGAGTCAGTTTCAATAGGCGTAGACAAGTCGTTGGTAGGAATCTCGTACGACGACGCTGAGGACGAGTCCGACGATCTGTACTTGACCGACGTTGAATTTGTTAAGAATTGGTTACCTTGGGTTTGTGAAGAGTTGAAGTTTCTGTCAATTTCTGACTGCTGGTTTCAATCTTGTTGGAGAAAGTCCGAAGTTTTAGCTTTCATTTCTTCCTGCT GCAAAAGTCTTGTTGAACTAGAGG TGCTCACCAAATTGACATTGGAATTTATAAGGCTTGAAGATGAGGACTTAGACAAGGTTAATGATTGCTTTCCTTGTCTCCAAGTTCTAAATTTAGTAGGCGTGGGGGGATTTAGACAACCAAAGATTCATCTTTTGCATCTTAAGAGCTGTCTGTGGACTGTGTCAAATGCTCCGCTTTCTCTGGCTATATATGCACCCAATCTAGTAAAACTCGAACTGAGATGTGTTAAACCAAAATCCCTTGTGCTTCAAACTCCTTTGCTGCATGATTTCTGTCTTTCGCTTGAGGTAGCAAATGAGATTAGGTTTCAAGAGTTCCGGAATTTGATGAACTTACAGCTTGAATCTTCAAGTCTTAGTAGCCTCATCAACACATTTCCTTTTGGTAAAACAATTAAGAAGCTAAAAGTGGAATTGCTAAAACCAGGTGAGCCTATTGGAATGAAAAACCTTAACCTGGGGGTATTGTTTGATGTATTTCCAAATTTGAGTTCTCTGACTTTGGGCCCTAGGGCTTGGTCAGCAGTGCAGTCCAACTTTGATAAAGGACGTCTGGAAATAAGGACAGAGATGAAGGTGCTGAAAGAAATCATTGCACGTTTGGTGGTAGATGATATCAGCGTCACAAGGTCATTCATATTTGCGATCATGAATATATGCAGCAACTTGTCTGACATGGCCTTGCTCATTCACCGGGAGGAAGATTCAATCACTGCTAGCAACCTCATCTCTAGCTGCACAGTTGATCATCCGAGAGTTAGATGGAGATGGGGAATGTGGAAGGAAGGAACAGAAGACACTTGGGTCACTGATGGCATTTAA
- the LOC102612866 gene encoding 60S ribosomal protein L28-1, translating into MATVPGQLIWEIVKKNNCFLVKQFGRGNASVEFSKEPNNLYNLNSFKHSGLANRKTVTIQPGGKDLSVVLATAKTKKQNKPASLLHKSTMRKEFPRMAKAVVNQVADNYYRPDLKKAALARLSAVNRSLKVSKSGVKKRNRQATKVPVRK; encoded by the exons ATGGCGACGGTTCCAGGACAGTTGATTTGGGAGATCGTGAAGAAGAACAACTGCTTCTTGGTTAAACAATTCGGCAGAGGCAACGCCAGCGTCGAGTTCAGCAAGGAACCCAACAACCTCTACAACCTTAACTCCTTCAAACACTCCG GTTTGGCGAATCGGAAGACTGTGACCATTCAGCCTGGAGGCAAGGACCTGTCTGTGGTGTTGGCCACTGCAAAGACCAAGAAGCAGAACAAGCCTGCCAGCTTGCTTCACAAATCCACCATGAGGAAGGAGTTCCCAAGAATGGCTAAGGCTGTTGTCAATCAG GTTGCTGATAACTACTACAGGCCAGACTTGAAGAAGGCAGCCCTTGCAAGGCTTAGTGCTGTTAACAGGAGCCTAAAGGTCTCAAAATCTGGTGTCAAAAAGAGAAACAGGCAGGCTACGAAGGTTCCCGTTAGGAAGTGA
- the LOC102613368 gene encoding malonyl-CoA:anthocyanidin 5-O-glucoside-6''-O-malonyltransferase-like, with the protein MAAKVVEQEVTKVTPLRSHSSSAQELTLPLTYFDILWLKFPPVERIFFYEITGLASDFFNSEIVPRLKHSLSLTLLHYLPLAGSIVWRPQAQDQQQQPVIYYSPDDDDYGVSVTVAVSCNNDFSHLSGNGIRGDVEFHPLVPQLSISDDKAEIVAAQITLFPDRGFSIGVSSHHAILDGKSTTMFVKSWAYLCKQLAELEQEPSNVNVLPELLTPVFDRTLIKDPKGLYIRYFNMWFSSDPSSKPSLKVLPPVSVDFNKLVRASFVLTREDIKKLRDSINDLNDSKQKQLHLSTYVLTLAYAYVCIVNAKREEEAAAAANRDVIFGFPVDYRSRLNPSAPLNYFGNCVGRVAEFAKASDFMQLEKGFAFAVEKLSDLVKGIDADAFEGSKEQIAQIMAKLKQGALLLSVAGSTHFDVYGSDFGWGRPKKVEIMSIDVSGAVSLAESRDGCGGVEVGVVLEKPQMEAFASLFRYGLDASDAPR; encoded by the coding sequence ATGGCAGCAAAAGTAGTGGAGCAAGAGGTTACCAAAGTCACCCCCTTGAGATCTCACTCAAGTTCAGCACAGGAGTTAACTCTTCCTCTCacctattttgatattttatggTTAAAGTTTCCACCTGTGGAGCGCATCTTCTTCTATGAAATCACAGGCTTAGCCTCTGATTTCTTCAACTCTGAAATAGTCCCCAGGCTGAAGCACTCTCTGTCCCTCACTCTCCTTCATTACCTCCCCCTCGCCGGCAGCATCGTCTGGCGGCCCCAAGCCCAAGACCAGCAGCAACAGCCAGTCATCTACTACTCTCCTGACGACGATGATTATGGTGTTTCAGTCACGGTAGCCGTGTCTTGTAACAATGACTTCAGTCACCTCTCCGGCAACGGGATCCGTGGAGATGTTGAATTCCATCCGCTGGTGCCCCAGTTGTCGATATCCGACGACAAAGCTGAGATAGTTGCTGCCCAAATAACTCTGTTTCCGGATCGGGGCTTTTCCATTGGGGTTTCATCTCACCATGCAATTCTTGATGGCAAAAGCACAACTATGTTTGTGAAATCTTGGGCTTATTTATGCAAACAATTGGCGGAGTTAGAACAAGAACCCTCCAATGTAAATGTGTTACCGGAGCTATTAACTCCAGTTTTTGATCGGACTCTCATCAAAGATCCGAAAGGTCTGTACATAAGGTACTTTAATATGTGGTTTTCTTCGGATCCCAGCAGCAAACCAAGCTTGAAGGTTTTGCCACCAGTCTCGGTGGATTTTAACAAATTGGTTCGAGCCTCATTTGTATTAACCCGTGAAGATATTAAGAAGCTCAGAGATAGTATTAATGATCTAAAtgattcaaaacaaaaacaacttcATTTATCGACTTATGTGCTTACATTAGCTTATGCATATGTTTGCATCGTTAATGCCAAAAGGGAAGAAGAAGCAGCAGCGGCAGCTAATAGAGATGTTATTTTTGGGTTCCCTGTGGATTATAGGAGCCGTTTGAATCCATCAGCTCCGcttaattattttggtaattgcGTTGGCAGAGTAGCTGAGTTTGCAAAAGCAAGTGACTTCATGCAGCTAGAAAAAGGATTTGCTTTTGCTGTGGAGAAATTAAGTGATTTGGTCAAAGGGATTGATGCGGATGCCTTCGAAGGATCAAAAGAACAGATTGCTCAAATAATGGCAAAGCTGAAGCAAGGAGCACTGCTGCTTTCGGTTGCCGGATCCACCCATTTTGATGTTTACGGATCGGATTTCGGGTGGGGCAGGCCCAAGAAGGTGGAGATTATGTCAATAGATGTCTCAGGGGCTGTCTCTTTGGCGGAGAGTAGAGATGGTTGCGGCGGTGTTGAGGTTGGTGTTGTTTTGGAGAAGCCACAAATGGAGGCTTTTGCTTCTCTCTTTCGTTATGGCTTGGATGCCTCTGACGCACCACGCTAG